A window of the Streptomyces formicae genome harbors these coding sequences:
- a CDS encoding homoserine dehydrogenase, whose product MMRTRPLKVALLGCGVVGSEVARIMTTHADDLAARIGAPVELAGVAVRRPSKVREGIDRELVTTDAKGLVSRGDIDVVVEVIGGIEPARTLITTAFENGASVVSANKALLAEDGATLYAAAEKHGRDLYFEAAVAGAIPLIRPLRESLAGDKVNRVLGIVNGTTNFILDKMDTSGAGYSEALDEATALGYAEADPTADVEGFDAAAKAAILAGISFHTRVRLDDVYREGMTEVTAADFASARRMGCTIKLLAICERAADGRSVTARVHPAMIPLSHPLASVRGAYNAVFVEAEAAGRLMFYGPGAGGAPTASAVLGDLVAVCRNKLAEATGPGESAYTQLPVSPMGEVVTRYHISLDVADKPGVLAQVATVFAEHGVSIDTVRQQGRPDGDGEASLVVVTHRAHDAALSGTVEALRNLDTVHGVASIMRVEGE is encoded by the coding sequence ATGATGCGTACGCGTCCGCTGAAGGTGGCGCTACTGGGCTGTGGAGTGGTCGGCTCAGAGGTGGCGCGCATCATGACGACGCACGCCGACGACCTCGCCGCGCGGATCGGCGCCCCGGTGGAGCTCGCCGGGGTCGCCGTCCGCCGCCCCTCCAAGGTCCGCGAGGGCATCGACCGCGAGCTCGTCACCACCGACGCCAAGGGGCTCGTCTCGCGCGGCGACATCGACGTCGTGGTCGAGGTGATCGGCGGCATCGAGCCGGCCCGCACCCTGATCACGACCGCCTTCGAGAACGGCGCCTCCGTCGTCTCCGCCAACAAGGCCCTGCTCGCCGAGGACGGCGCGACGCTCTACGCCGCCGCCGAGAAACACGGCCGCGACCTCTACTTCGAGGCCGCCGTCGCCGGCGCGATCCCGCTGATCAGGCCGCTGCGCGAGTCGCTCGCCGGCGACAAGGTCAACCGCGTCCTGGGCATCGTCAACGGCACCACGAACTTCATCCTCGACAAGATGGACACCTCCGGCGCGGGGTACTCCGAGGCGCTCGACGAGGCCACCGCCCTCGGGTACGCGGAGGCCGACCCGACGGCCGACGTCGAGGGCTTCGACGCCGCAGCCAAGGCCGCGATCCTCGCCGGGATCTCCTTCCACACCCGCGTCCGCCTCGACGACGTGTACCGCGAGGGCATGACCGAGGTCACCGCCGCCGACTTCGCCTCCGCCAGGCGGATGGGCTGCACCATCAAGCTGCTGGCGATCTGCGAGCGCGCCGCCGACGGCAGGTCCGTCACCGCCCGCGTCCACCCCGCGATGATCCCGCTCAGCCACCCGCTGGCCTCCGTCCGCGGGGCGTACAACGCGGTCTTCGTCGAGGCCGAGGCCGCCGGGCGGCTGATGTTCTACGGTCCCGGCGCCGGCGGTGCGCCGACGGCGTCCGCCGTGCTCGGCGACCTCGTCGCCGTCTGCCGCAACAAGCTCGCCGAGGCCACGGGCCCGGGCGAATCCGCGTACACGCAGCTGCCCGTCAGCCCCATGGGCGAGGTGGTGACGCGGTACCACATCAGCCTCGACGTGGCCGACAAGCCGGGTGTGCTCGCCCAGGTCGCGACGGTCTTCGCCGAGCACGGCGTATCCATCGACACGGTGCGGCAGCAGGGCCGGCCGGACGGGGACGGCGAGGCGTCGCTCGTCGTCGTCACCCATCGCGCGCACGACGCCGCCCTCTCCGGGACGGTCGAGGCGCTGCGCAATCTCGACACCGTGCATGGTGTCGCCAGCATCATGCGGGTTGAAGGAGAGTAA
- the thrC gene encoding threonine synthase, producing MSTRTHQWRGIIEEYRDRLPVTDTTPVVTLGEGGTPLVHAQTLSEATGCEVYLKVEGANPTGSFKDRGMTMAITKAKEEGAQAVICASTGNTSASAAAYGGRAGMVSAVLIPQGKIAMGKLGQALVHGAKILQVDGNFDDCLVLARGLSENYPVALVNSVNPVRIEGQKTAAFEIVDALGDAPDIHVLPVGNAGNITAYWRGYKEYAADSLATHTPRMWGFQASGSAPIVRGEVVKDPSTIATAIRIGNPASWEFALAARDESGGFIDEVTDRQILRAYKLLATREGVFVEPASAASVAGLLKAAEEGKVDRGQRIVCTVTGNGLKDPDWAVAGAPQPVTVPVDAAAAAERLGLA from the coding sequence ATGAGCACTCGCACACACCAGTGGCGCGGAATCATCGAGGAGTACCGGGACCGGCTTCCGGTGACCGACACGACGCCGGTCGTCACGCTCGGCGAGGGCGGCACGCCGCTCGTCCACGCCCAGACCCTCTCCGAGGCCACGGGCTGTGAGGTGTATCTCAAGGTCGAGGGTGCCAACCCGACCGGGTCCTTCAAGGACCGCGGCATGACCATGGCGATCACCAAGGCGAAGGAGGAGGGCGCCCAGGCCGTCATCTGCGCCTCCACCGGGAACACCTCCGCCTCCGCGGCGGCGTACGGCGGCCGGGCCGGAATGGTCTCCGCCGTGCTGATCCCGCAGGGCAAGATCGCGATGGGCAAGCTGGGGCAGGCGCTGGTGCACGGCGCGAAGATCCTCCAGGTCGACGGGAACTTCGACGACTGCCTGGTGCTGGCCCGCGGTCTCTCCGAGAACTACCCGGTGGCACTGGTCAATTCGGTCAATCCCGTGCGCATCGAGGGCCAGAAGACCGCGGCCTTCGAGATCGTCGACGCGCTCGGCGACGCCCCCGACATCCATGTGCTGCCCGTCGGCAACGCCGGCAACATCACGGCGTACTGGAGGGGTTACAAGGAGTACGCGGCCGACTCGCTGGCCACGCACACCCCGCGCATGTGGGGCTTCCAGGCCTCCGGCTCGGCGCCCATCGTGCGCGGCGAGGTCGTCAAGGACCCGTCGACGATCGCGACCGCGATCCGGATCGGCAACCCGGCTTCCTGGGAGTTCGCGCTGGCGGCCCGGGACGAGTCGGGCGGCTTCATCGATGAGGTGACGGACCGTCAGATCCTGCGGGCCTACAAACTGCTGGCCACGCGCGAGGGTGTCTTCGTCGAGCCGGCGTCGGCCGCCTCGGTCGCCGGTCTGCTGAAGGCCGCCGAGGAGGGCAAGGTCGACCGCGGCCAGAGGATCGTCTGCACGGTCACCGGCAACGGCCTCAAGGACCCCGACTGGGCGGTCGCCGGAGCGCCCCAGCCGGTCACGGTCCCGGTGGACGCCGCCGCCGCCGCGGAGCGGCTCGGGCTCGCATAG
- the lysA gene encoding diaminopimelate decarboxylase yields MSRSAHPAGPRHGDVLPEGHYSAPPADLNVLDPKVWARTVTRNEDGAVTAGGLDVARLAEEFGTPAYVLDETDFRARCRAWADAFGKDADVFYAGKAFLSRAVVRWLKEEGLNLDVCSGGELTTALEAGMPAERIAFHGNNKSAEEIHRAVEAGVGRIVLDSFQEIVRVAHIAQSLGRRQRVQIRVTVGVEAHTHEFIATAHEDQKFGLALAGGQAAEAVRRALQLDGLELIGIHSHIGSQIFDTSGFEVAAHRVVGLLKAIRDEHGVELPEIGLGGGLGIAYTSDDDPREPHEIAKALSEIVTRECEAAGLRTPRISVEPGRAIAGPTAFTLYEVGTIKPLEGLRTYVSVDGGMSDNIRTALYDAEYSVALVSRTSEAEPMLVRVVGKHCESGDIVVRDAFLPADLAPGDLIAVPATGAYCRSMASNYNHALRPPVVAVRDGEARVIVRRETEEDLLRLDVG; encoded by the coding sequence ATGAGCCGTTCCGCGCACCCCGCCGGGCCCCGTCACGGAGACGTCCTGCCCGAGGGCCACTACTCCGCCCCGCCCGCCGATCTGAACGTCCTCGACCCGAAGGTCTGGGCGCGCACCGTCACCCGGAACGAGGACGGGGCCGTCACCGCCGGCGGGCTGGACGTGGCCCGGCTCGCCGAGGAGTTCGGCACCCCCGCGTACGTACTGGACGAGACCGACTTCCGTGCCCGCTGCCGGGCCTGGGCCGACGCCTTCGGCAAGGACGCCGACGTCTTCTATGCCGGAAAGGCGTTCCTCAGCCGCGCCGTCGTGCGCTGGCTGAAGGAGGAGGGGCTCAACCTGGACGTGTGCTCCGGGGGCGAGCTCACCACCGCCCTCGAGGCCGGAATGCCCGCCGAGCGGATCGCCTTCCACGGGAACAACAAGAGCGCGGAGGAGATCCACCGGGCCGTCGAGGCGGGCGTCGGGCGGATCGTCCTCGATTCCTTCCAGGAGATCGTCCGCGTCGCGCACATCGCCCAGTCGCTCGGCAGGCGCCAGCGGGTCCAGATCCGGGTCACCGTCGGGGTCGAGGCGCACACCCACGAGTTCATCGCCACCGCGCACGAGGACCAGAAGTTCGGGCTCGCGCTGGCCGGCGGGCAGGCGGCCGAGGCCGTCCGCCGCGCCCTCCAGCTCGACGGCCTGGAGCTCATCGGCATCCACTCGCACATCGGCTCGCAGATCTTCGACACCTCCGGCTTCGAGGTGGCCGCCCACCGGGTCGTCGGCCTGCTCAAGGCGATCCGCGACGAGCACGGCGTCGAGCTGCCCGAGATCGGCCTCGGCGGCGGCCTCGGCATCGCGTACACCTCCGACGACGACCCGCGCGAGCCGCACGAGATCGCCAAGGCGCTCAGCGAGATCGTCACCCGGGAGTGCGAGGCGGCCGGGCTGCGCACGCCCCGTATCTCCGTCGAGCCCGGGCGCGCGATCGCCGGGCCCACGGCCTTCACCCTCTACGAGGTCGGCACGATCAAGCCGCTCGAAGGGCTGCGCACGTACGTCAGCGTCGACGGCGGCATGTCCGACAACATCCGCACCGCGCTGTACGACGCCGAGTACAGCGTCGCGCTCGTCTCGCGCACGAGTGAGGCCGAGCCGATGCTCGTCCGTGTCGTCGGCAAGCACTGCGAAAGCGGCGACATCGTCGTACGCGACGCCTTCCTGCCCGCCGACCTGGCGCCGGGCGACCTGATCGCGGTCCCCGCGACCGGCGCGTACTGCCGCTCGATGGCGAGCAACTACAACCACGCACTCCGCCCGCCCGTCGTCGCGGTCCGCGACGGTGAGGCGCGTGTGATCGTCCGGCGCGAGACGGAGGAAGATCTCCTGCGTCTCGATGTCGGCTAA